The following proteins are encoded in a genomic region of Pelorhabdus rhamnosifermentans:
- a CDS encoding chemotaxis protein CheA encodes MDMNQYMGMFLEESREHLQSLNQSLLELESDPSALAVLDEIFRSAHTIKGMSATMGFTQIAELTHEMENVLDLLRKSVLKADPNIIDLLFKCVDTLEQLVESVANETELTIDVNPLVEKLRQVANNGGAAVTATPQSTHENTAAAQDQSPESCSQVELSDTEIQVVKAAHDQGLLAFEVKVELRENCVLKSARAYMVMSALEELGEVFKSIPAAEDLEQENFEFSFQVFLVTSAEEDKVQQTIMNISEIEAVTVIPCKVPVAEQKTDQPNPKKEVTPAGKPDKLVEHHVEKKIKSGQSVRVDIDKLDSLLNLVGELVINKTRLEQIGLTHKLTDLVETMEQMDRVTTDLQNVVMKVRMVPVGQVFNRFPRMVRDLSHELNKEINLIIQGEETELDRTVIDEIGDPLVHLLRNAIDHGVEHPEERQANGKDPVGEVRLIARHEGNNVIIMVTDDGKGINPEIIKAKCVEKGLITQAEADKMDANEAVRMVFYPGFSTSKVVTDVSGRGVGMDVVKTKIESLGGRVDVETKVNEGSIFKIRLPLTLAIIQALLVNICDEIYAIPLGSIDSTINITPGDIKTIQNQEVILLRGQIIPIVRLGKVLAIPEKANTEEPEELFVVIVHMGDHRAGIIVDTLIGQQEIVIKSLGKLLAGIKVIAGATILGNGQVALILDVGSLMQ; translated from the coding sequence ATGGATATGAACCAATATATGGGGATGTTTTTAGAAGAATCCCGTGAACATCTGCAGAGTCTTAACCAAAGTCTCCTAGAACTTGAAAGCGATCCGAGTGCATTAGCTGTGCTTGATGAAATTTTTCGTAGTGCCCATACAATCAAGGGGATGTCTGCAACAATGGGGTTTACCCAGATTGCTGAACTGACGCACGAGATGGAAAATGTGCTTGATTTATTGCGTAAATCAGTATTAAAAGCGGATCCTAATATTATTGATTTATTGTTTAAATGTGTTGATACTTTAGAGCAACTTGTCGAAAGTGTAGCGAATGAAACTGAGCTTACCATTGATGTTAATCCACTTGTTGAGAAACTTCGTCAAGTTGCAAATAATGGCGGGGCTGCTGTTACGGCTACTCCCCAATCTACTCATGAAAATACAGCGGCGGCTCAGGATCAAAGTCCGGAATCGTGTTCTCAAGTTGAGCTAAGTGATACAGAGATTCAGGTGGTAAAGGCTGCACATGATCAAGGGTTACTTGCTTTTGAAGTAAAGGTTGAGTTGCGTGAAAATTGTGTTTTGAAATCAGCACGGGCCTATATGGTTATGAGCGCCCTAGAAGAGCTTGGCGAGGTTTTTAAATCCATTCCTGCTGCGGAAGATCTGGAACAGGAAAACTTTGAATTTTCTTTTCAAGTTTTCTTAGTGACATCAGCAGAAGAAGATAAAGTCCAACAGACCATCATGAATATATCCGAAATTGAAGCAGTAACAGTAATTCCTTGTAAAGTACCCGTTGCTGAGCAAAAAACAGATCAGCCTAATCCCAAGAAAGAAGTAACACCCGCCGGAAAACCTGATAAGTTAGTTGAGCATCATGTTGAGAAAAAAATAAAAAGTGGTCAGTCTGTACGTGTCGATATTGATAAATTAGATAGTTTGCTCAATCTTGTTGGTGAACTTGTTATTAATAAAACACGCTTAGAACAAATTGGTCTAACACATAAATTAACTGATTTAGTTGAGACGATGGAACAAATGGATCGCGTAACAACGGATTTACAAAATGTTGTGATGAAAGTTCGTATGGTTCCAGTTGGACAAGTCTTTAATCGTTTTCCCCGCATGGTACGGGATCTATCACATGAATTAAATAAAGAAATTAATTTAATTATTCAGGGCGAGGAAACAGAGTTAGATCGTACAGTCATTGATGAAATTGGCGATCCCCTCGTTCATTTATTGCGTAATGCCATCGATCATGGTGTGGAGCATCCTGAAGAGCGTCAAGCAAATGGTAAGGATCCTGTTGGTGAAGTGCGGCTCATTGCCCGTCATGAGGGAAATAACGTGATTATTATGGTAACAGATGATGGGAAGGGCATTAATCCTGAGATTATTAAAGCGAAGTGTGTGGAAAAGGGTTTGATTACTCAAGCTGAAGCCGATAAAATGGACGCGAATGAGGCTGTTCGTATGGTATTTTATCCGGGCTTTTCAACTTCAAAAGTCGTTACAGATGTTTCTGGACGTGGTGTTGGTATGGATGTCGTCAAAACAAAAATTGAGTCTTTAGGCGGCAGAGTAGATGTCGAGACCAAGGTGAATGAAGGGAGTATATTTAAGATTCGTTTGCCATTGACTCTTGCTATTATTCAGGCATTACTTGTTAATATCTGTGATGAAATTTATGCTATTCCCTTAGGCTCGATTGATAGTACTATTAATATTACACCAGGTGACATTAAGACCATTCAGAATCAAGAGGTTATTTTACTGCGTGGCCAAATTATACCCATTGTTCGTCTAGGTAAAGTGCTTGCCATACCCGAAAAGGCGAATACAGAAGAGCCTGAGGAATTATTTGTCGTGATTGTCCATATGGGTGATCATCGTGCTGGTATTATTGTGGATACGCTTATTGGACAACAAGAGATTGTCATTAAGTCTCTTGGTAAGCTATTGGCAGGCATTAAAGTGATTGCAGGTGCTACGATACTTGGAAATGGTCAAGTTGCGCTTATTTTAGATGTAGGTTCATTAATGCAATAA
- a CDS encoding chemotaxis protein CheW, producing the protein MEEEIRTQTEIQLVAFKLGREEYGISILQVQEIKRMTDITRVPYTPDYIRGVMNLRGSVLPVLDLKKRLGLESNEITDDTRIVIVKVDDLSVGLIVDAVSEVMTIAQENIENSQTVVTSVAANYLDGVGKLENRLLILLNLEAIIGINQETAKVG; encoded by the coding sequence ATGGAAGAAGAAATTAGGACTCAAACGGAAATTCAATTAGTGGCTTTCAAACTTGGTCGTGAAGAATATGGTATTAGTATTCTTCAGGTTCAGGAAATTAAACGGATGACCGATATTACTCGTGTGCCCTATACACCTGATTATATTCGTGGTGTAATGAATTTGCGCGGGAGTGTATTGCCTGTATTGGATTTAAAGAAACGCCTGGGGTTAGAGTCGAATGAAATAACAGATGATACAAGGATTGTGATTGTTAAGGTAGATGATTTAAGTGTTGGACTTATTGTTGACGCCGTATCCGAAGTCATGACAATTGCTCAGGAAAATATTGAAAATTCTCAAACCGTTGTTACGAGTGTTGCAGCTAATTATTTAGATGGTGTAGGAAAGTTGGAAAATCGTCTGCTTATTTTACTAAATTTAGAAGCCATTATTGGCATTAACCAAGAAACAGCAAAAGTCGGTTGA
- a CDS encoding protein-glutamate methylesterase/protein-glutamine glutaminase, translating to MIRVLIVDDSAFMRKLLTDQFVGQSDFTVIDTARNGKDAIDKVKRLKPDLVTMDVEMPSMDGLEALEKIMQDTPVPVVMISSLTHAGAESTIRALQLGAVDFITKTVGPVSSISGIQSEMLDKCRAAVKANVVQLKKRLISSQQESKVLLSSRTNAIDEKIVAIGTSTGGPRALQEVLTRLPGSLSSGIVIVQHMPPGFTRSLAERLNSLSALTVKEAENNDVVRHGLVLIAPGNFHMTLERQQNKTIVKLNQNPPIGGLRPAVDPMMESVANLYKQKAVGVILTGMGRDGSIGISAIKKYNGITIAEDQSTAVVYGMPKAAVELGVIDHVVPLQAIADQIVKSVTK from the coding sequence ATGATAAGGGTATTAATTGTGGATGATTCAGCTTTTATGCGCAAATTGTTAACGGATCAATTTGTCGGGCAGTCTGACTTTACTGTTATCGATACAGCACGCAATGGAAAGGATGCTATCGATAAAGTGAAAAGATTAAAACCCGATTTAGTTACAATGGATGTTGAGATGCCTAGTATGGACGGTTTAGAGGCTTTAGAGAAAATTATGCAGGATACGCCGGTTCCCGTCGTGATGATTAGCAGTTTGACTCATGCGGGTGCTGAGTCCACTATTCGCGCTCTTCAATTAGGGGCTGTTGATTTTATTACCAAGACAGTTGGCCCTGTTTCAAGTATTTCAGGTATTCAGTCTGAGATGCTTGATAAATGTCGGGCAGCTGTGAAGGCAAATGTTGTGCAGTTGAAAAAGCGCCTCATATCATCGCAACAGGAAAGTAAGGTTTTACTTTCATCTAGGACAAATGCCATTGATGAAAAAATTGTTGCTATTGGTACATCGACTGGCGGACCCAGGGCTTTACAGGAAGTATTAACGCGCTTGCCAGGTTCACTCTCAAGTGGAATTGTTATAGTTCAACATATGCCGCCTGGATTTACGCGCTCACTAGCTGAACGTCTGAATTCCTTATCCGCTTTAACTGTCAAGGAAGCAGAAAATAATGACGTTGTACGTCATGGGTTAGTGCTGATTGCACCAGGCAATTTTCATATGACGCTAGAAAGACAACAAAATAAAACAATCGTAAAACTCAACCAGAACCCACCTATTGGTGGTCTTCGACCTGCTGTCGATCCTATGATGGAAAGTGTTGCAAATCTTTACAAGCAAAAAGCTGTTGGCGTCATCTTAACAGGCATGGGACGTGATGGTTCTATCGGTATTTCTGCCATCAAAAAGTATAATGGCATTACGATTGCTGAAGATCAAAGTACAGCAGTTGTTTATGGTATGCCGAAAGCTGCTGTTGAATTAGGTGTTATTGATCATGTCGTACCCTTACAAGCGATTGCTGATCAAATCGTTAAATCAGTAACAAAATAA
- the flhA gene encoding flagellar biosynthesis protein FlhA produces MAAQSTPFAKLTKHSDILVALAIITIVVMMVIPLPAEVLDLFLTLNITIALTVVMVAIYNVEPLDFSVFPSLLLMTTLFRLALNVSSTRLILLNGYAGDVILSFGNFVVGGNAIVGFIMFVILIIIQFIVITRGAERVAEVAARFTLDAMPGKQMSIDADLNAGLIQDSEAKARRIKIQREADFFGAMDGASKFVKGDAIAAIIIIVINIVGGFIIGMVQLNLSVTQALQQYTLLTVGEGLVNQIPALLISTATGLVVTRAASSESLGVDLSRQLLSNDRVFFIVAGVLAFFAIIPGLPGIPFGLLSALLFGIGYMLRNSKQTVAQAEVTKQEEKELEDVRKPENIVSLLHVDPMELEIGYSLIPLVDIGQGGDLLDRVVMIRRQCALDLGLIVPTIRIRDNIQLKPSVYVIKLKGVEIARGELLLEHYMAMNAGNVYEEISGIETKEPAFGLPALWIQEADREKAELAGYTVVDTVSVLATHLTEIIKCHAAEILGRQEVQTLVEAVKEKNPAVVEELVPNLLAYGDIQKVLANLLRERISIRDMVTILETLADYAALTKDTEVLTEYVRHALARNICNSFVVNNTLTCITVDPTLENTISGAVQRSEQGSFVALDPNKMKELINSLTVEISKMTDLGYQPIVLTSPAVRLYFRKVTERAAPSLIVLSYAEIEPRVEIQALGMVKI; encoded by the coding sequence TTGGCTGCACAATCTACACCATTTGCAAAATTAACCAAACATAGTGATATCCTCGTGGCATTGGCCATTATAACGATTGTTGTTATGATGGTAATTCCTTTGCCTGCCGAAGTTTTGGACTTGTTTTTAACGCTCAATATTACCATTGCCTTAACTGTGGTGATGGTAGCTATTTATAATGTGGAACCCCTTGATTTTTCTGTATTTCCATCCCTGTTACTTATGACAACGCTGTTTCGTTTGGCTTTGAATGTTTCATCAACACGACTCATTTTACTTAATGGCTATGCGGGCGACGTGATTTTATCTTTTGGTAATTTTGTTGTGGGTGGTAATGCGATTGTAGGGTTTATTATGTTTGTCATACTGATTATTATTCAGTTTATTGTTATTACGCGCGGTGCAGAACGGGTAGCTGAAGTTGCAGCTCGGTTTACTTTGGATGCTATGCCTGGTAAACAAATGAGCATTGATGCTGATCTGAATGCCGGTCTCATTCAAGATAGTGAAGCTAAGGCCCGGCGTATAAAAATTCAGCGCGAAGCTGATTTTTTTGGTGCCATGGATGGTGCCAGTAAGTTTGTTAAAGGTGATGCTATTGCAGCGATTATTATCATTGTTATTAACATTGTCGGCGGTTTTATTATTGGTATGGTACAATTGAATTTGTCCGTGACTCAAGCACTTCAGCAGTATACGTTGCTTACAGTCGGCGAGGGATTGGTAAATCAGATTCCAGCGCTCTTAATATCAACGGCAACGGGTCTTGTTGTAACAAGAGCTGCTTCGAGTGAAAGTCTGGGTGTAGATTTGTCGCGCCAATTATTATCGAATGATAGAGTGTTTTTTATCGTTGCGGGTGTTTTGGCGTTTTTTGCTATTATTCCTGGATTGCCAGGCATTCCCTTTGGTTTGCTCAGTGCCTTATTATTTGGCATCGGTTATATGTTGCGTAATTCTAAGCAGACTGTGGCTCAGGCAGAAGTTACTAAGCAAGAAGAAAAAGAACTGGAAGATGTTCGCAAGCCGGAAAATATTGTTTCATTACTTCATGTGGATCCTATGGAGCTAGAAATTGGCTACAGCCTTATACCGCTTGTCGATATCGGGCAAGGTGGCGATTTACTTGATCGTGTTGTCATGATTCGGCGGCAGTGCGCGCTGGATTTAGGCCTGATTGTGCCAACCATTCGTATTCGCGATAATATTCAACTAAAACCAAGTGTTTATGTCATTAAATTAAAAGGTGTAGAGATCGCGCGAGGCGAATTATTACTTGAACATTATATGGCCATGAATGCAGGCAATGTTTATGAAGAAATTAGTGGTATTGAGACGAAAGAACCTGCTTTTGGTCTGCCTGCTCTTTGGATTCAAGAAGCAGATCGGGAAAAAGCTGAACTTGCAGGTTATACTGTTGTTGATACAGTATCCGTACTTGCCACGCATTTAACAGAGATTATCAAATGTCATGCTGCAGAAATTCTGGGGCGTCAAGAGGTACAAACCTTAGTTGAAGCGGTGAAAGAGAAAAATCCTGCTGTTGTGGAAGAGCTAGTGCCGAATTTACTAGCGTACGGTGACATTCAAAAGGTCTTAGCTAATTTATTGCGGGAGAGAATATCGATACGTGATATGGTAACTATTTTGGAAACGCTTGCTGATTACGCAGCATTAACAAAGGATACGGAAGTACTTACTGAATATGTACGTCATGCCTTAGCGCGTAACATTTGCAATAGTTTTGTCGTAAATAACACTCTTACGTGTATCACAGTAGATCCGACTCTGGAAAATACCATTTCCGGTGCTGTTCAGCGTAGTGAGCAAGGTTCATTCGTTGCTTTAGATCCAAATAAAATGAAGGAACTGATCAATAGTTTAACTGTTGAAATTTCTAAAATGACGGATCTTGGTTATCAGCCCATTGTACTCACAAGTCCGGCGGTACGTTTGTACTTTCGTAAGGTAACGGAACGTGCTGCACCTAGTCTCATTGTTCTTTCTTATGCGGAAATAGAGCCTAGAGTTGAAATCCAAGCTTTAGGGATGGTGAAGATATAA
- a CDS encoding FliA/WhiG family RNA polymerase sigma factor — MTLVDEMINTDISGLWNKYQECKTVELRDKLIIHYLQMVKIVASRLAIGLPHYVDKDDLMSNGFFGLIDAIERYDIQRGVKFETYAAVRIRGAILDALRAQDWIPMTVRQKARHYEQVLAKLENKLGHSATDQEIIAELGLSMDQYNHLLAQLHATTTVPLEDFIKTETPSNKLFNPAQAVEEADIKTSLAKSIDRLPEKERLVVSLYYYEELTLKEISMIMSLSEARISQLHTKAIFRMRGALSGLKSSLL; from the coding sequence ATGACGCTAGTAGATGAAATGATTAACACGGATATATCTGGATTATGGAATAAGTATCAAGAATGCAAAACAGTGGAGCTACGTGATAAGCTAATTATTCATTATTTGCAAATGGTTAAAATAGTGGCTAGTCGGCTGGCTATTGGGTTACCACATTATGTTGATAAAGATGATTTAATGAGTAATGGATTTTTTGGTTTGATTGACGCAATTGAACGCTATGATATTCAGCGTGGTGTGAAGTTTGAAACTTACGCAGCCGTCAGAATTCGCGGTGCTATTCTTGATGCCCTGCGTGCACAAGATTGGATACCCATGACTGTTAGACAAAAGGCACGTCACTATGAACAAGTTTTAGCTAAACTCGAAAACAAACTTGGTCATTCGGCTACAGATCAGGAAATTATCGCTGAACTCGGTCTATCAATGGATCAGTATAATCATCTTTTAGCACAGCTTCATGCAACAACAACTGTTCCATTGGAAGATTTTATTAAAACGGAAACTCCATCAAATAAGCTATTTAATCCTGCGCAGGCAGTGGAAGAAGCGGATATAAAGACTTCATTAGCTAAAAGTATTGACCGTCTTCCGGAAAAAGAACGGCTTGTCGTTAGCTTATATTATTATGAAGAACTGACTTTAAAAGAAATCAGTATGATTATGAGCTTATCAGAAGCCCGAATTTCCCAACTACATACGAAAGCTATTTTTCGAATGCGTGGAGCCTTATCCGGCTTGAAATCCAGTTTACTTTAG
- a CDS encoding chemotaxis protein CheD — translation MAELIKVGMADYKIGSNPASIISYGLGSCVGIALFDPVTKVGGLAHIMLPDSTQARSAENPAKFADTAIPKMLDDMLRAGAVRTRITAKIAGGAQMFKFANATDIMRVGERNAESVKNVLKKLGLQLLAEDTGGNYGRTVELKLESGLYRIKTIDKGEKEL, via the coding sequence ATGGCTGAATTAATTAAGGTCGGAATGGCTGATTACAAAATTGGTAGCAATCCGGCAAGTATTATCAGCTATGGACTGGGATCGTGTGTTGGGATTGCTTTGTTTGATCCTGTAACGAAAGTGGGCGGATTAGCTCACATTATGTTGCCAGATAGTACACAGGCTCGTTCGGCAGAAAATCCTGCGAAATTTGCTGATACAGCTATTCCAAAAATGCTTGATGATATGCTTCGCGCGGGTGCTGTTCGAACTAGGATAACGGCAAAAATTGCCGGCGGTGCTCAAATGTTTAAATTTGCAAATGCAACGGATATTATGCGAGTGGGTGAACGTAATGCTGAATCCGTCAAAAATGTCTTAAAAAAATTAGGTCTGCAGTTACTTGCTGAAGATACGGGAGGTAATTACGGCCGAACGGTTGAATTAAAATTAGAGTCTGGTTTATATCGTATCAAAACAATTGATAAAGGTGAAAAAGAACTATAG
- the flhF gene encoding flagellar biosynthesis protein FlhF, whose translation MKSYTANSMQEAMVQVKSELGRDAVILHTRRFRMGGFLGFFSKEKVEVTAAVDSADLKKVVKKTPALLTEQAEDARMLPLQAELTNMHKMLEAVLTKLPDGEGQASPFLQLLLRNDVALPIANSLLKEISGTQFTAKSDAALTRHLLHERIAHYFSNIEGIQIDSASCRTVALIGPTGVGKTTTIAKIAADFTLKQGSKVALITADTYRIAAVEQLKTYADIIGVPLDIVYSAEELKQAIDRHQDKDLILVDTAGRSPGNLSHLTELQALLAVDPAIETYLVLSMTTKYQDALDIVEKFSVCTPQKLLFTKADESTNIGTLFNLIYRFPMTLSYIATGQDVPDDIELANTDKLTNLLLKE comes from the coding sequence GTGAAATCCTATACAGCAAATTCCATGCAAGAAGCCATGGTCCAAGTAAAGAGCGAACTTGGACGAGATGCAGTTATTCTTCATACGCGTCGTTTTCGTATGGGGGGGTTTTTAGGTTTTTTTTCGAAAGAAAAAGTAGAAGTTACGGCTGCTGTTGATTCAGCGGATTTAAAGAAAGTAGTAAAAAAGACGCCTGCTCTTCTAACTGAGCAAGCTGAGGATGCGAGAATGTTACCGCTTCAAGCGGAGCTAACGAATATGCATAAAATGCTCGAAGCGGTTTTAACTAAATTGCCTGATGGAGAGGGGCAAGCATCGCCTTTTTTACAACTTTTATTGAGAAATGATGTAGCGTTACCCATTGCAAACAGCTTGTTAAAGGAGATTAGTGGAACGCAGTTTACAGCTAAATCGGATGCAGCATTGACTAGGCACTTGCTTCATGAACGTATTGCTCATTATTTTAGTAATATTGAAGGGATTCAAATTGATTCTGCAAGCTGTCGGACCGTTGCATTAATTGGTCCAACGGGTGTGGGAAAAACAACCACAATTGCCAAAATTGCTGCTGATTTTACCTTAAAGCAAGGTAGTAAAGTGGCATTGATCACAGCGGATACATACCGAATTGCTGCTGTTGAACAATTAAAGACCTATGCAGATATTATTGGAGTACCTCTCGATATTGTTTATTCAGCTGAAGAGCTTAAGCAGGCAATTGATCGTCACCAAGATAAAGATTTAATTCTTGTTGATACAGCGGGACGTAGTCCAGGAAATCTGTCTCATTTAACTGAATTACAAGCGTTGCTTGCTGTGGATCCGGCCATTGAAACTTACCTTGTGTTAAGTATGACAACAAAATATCAAGATGCCTTGGATATAGTCGAAAAATTTTCAGTATGTACACCGCAAAAGTTATTATTTACAAAAGCGGATGAATCCACGAATATTGGTACGCTATTTAATTTAATTTATCGTTTTCCCATGACGTTGTCTTATATTGCTACGGGCCAAGATGTGCCTGATGATATTGAATTGGCAAATACTGATAAATTGACAAATCTTTTATTAAAGGAATAG
- a CDS encoding MinD/ParA family protein — MKDQAEKLRQMAQKLFIPTPLSSNGRIIKTSVRSKPHVITVTSGKGGVGKTNFTVNLALALAECGKKVLVIDADLGMGNVDIVLGCSAPYNMMHLLEDNLEITDIMINGPRGIKFLSGGSGIHELANLSQENLGKIIKKMLLVDDWADVILVDTGAGISHNVINFVMAADEVIIITTPEPTAITDAYAIMKTFVRCHGTAPLKLVVNRVVDDDEGQGVVQKLVYVALHFLHLSIDKLGFVYEDRCVMQAVKKQVPLLISFPHSISSHCMNQIAHKIIYGEKITPSKGIKEFFSKLLNKVM; from the coding sequence ATGAAAGATCAAGCAGAAAAGCTTCGCCAAATGGCTCAGAAGCTATTTATACCAACTCCACTATCTTCGAATGGCAGAATTATTAAAACTTCTGTTCGTTCTAAGCCTCATGTTATTACGGTCACAAGTGGAAAAGGTGGTGTGGGGAAAACTAATTTTACGGTGAATCTTGCTTTGGCTCTTGCTGAATGTGGTAAAAAGGTTCTTGTAATTGATGCTGATTTAGGAATGGGCAATGTAGACATTGTTCTGGGTTGTTCAGCTCCTTATAATATGATGCATTTATTGGAAGATAATTTGGAGATTACTGACATTATGATTAATGGTCCTCGTGGGATAAAGTTTCTATCAGGTGGTTCAGGAATTCATGAACTTGCAAATTTATCCCAGGAAAATCTCGGTAAAATTATAAAAAAAATGCTTCTTGTTGATGATTGGGCCGATGTAATTTTAGTTGATACAGGTGCCGGTATTAGTCATAATGTCATTAATTTTGTTATGGCAGCAGATGAAGTTATTATTATTACTACACCAGAACCAACAGCAATTACGGATGCTTATGCAATTATGAAAACATTTGTAAGATGTCACGGTACAGCACCATTAAAACTTGTCGTTAATCGAGTTGTGGATGATGATGAAGGGCAAGGGGTAGTACAGAAATTAGTTTATGTAGCATTGCATTTTTTGCATTTATCGATTGATAAGTTGGGATTTGTTTATGAAGATCGCTGTGTTATGCAAGCTGTCAAAAAACAAGTTCCATTATTGATATCATTTCCTCATTCTATATCATCACATTGCATGAACCAAATAGCCCATAAAATAATTTATGGAGAAAAAATTACTCCTTCGAAAGGAATCAAAGAATTTTTTTCGAAGCTTTTAAATAAGGTGATGTAG
- a CDS encoding chemotaxis protein CheC: MCEEILNLSVLQLDALREIGNVGAGNAATALSQIINRKIDMTVPKVSILPLGDVPDVVGGPDAMVAGVYLRVYGPAPGSILFLMPRESAFYLVDMLMGREQGFTTSLNSMDESALMEIGNILAGAYLNSLSFFTKLTLLPSIPALAMDMAGAILSVILSQIGTMGDHALVIETEFTTEFEGVKGHFFLIPDPGSLSIILSAIGVKE; encoded by the coding sequence TTGTGTGAAGAAATATTAAATCTTTCAGTACTACAATTGGATGCATTACGTGAAATAGGCAATGTTGGAGCTGGCAATGCTGCTACAGCCTTATCACAGATTATTAATCGAAAGATTGATATGACTGTTCCGAAAGTTTCTATTTTACCTTTAGGCGATGTTCCAGATGTAGTAGGAGGACCTGATGCCATGGTTGCTGGTGTGTATTTACGGGTTTATGGTCCGGCGCCAGGCAGTATCCTATTTTTAATGCCTCGTGAGAGTGCCTTCTATCTTGTTGATATGCTGATGGGGCGGGAACAAGGTTTTACGACTTCTCTAAATTCGATGGATGAGTCAGCATTGATGGAGATTGGTAATATATTAGCAGGTGCTTATCTTAATTCTCTGTCTTTTTTTACAAAATTGACACTTTTGCCCTCAATCCCAGCGTTAGCAATGGATATGGCAGGTGCTATTTTAAGTGTTATCTTAAGTCAGATTGGTACAATGGGGGACCATGCCCTTGTTATTGAGACGGAATTTACTACCGAATTTGAGGGTGTTAAAGGCCATTTTTTCTTAATTCCTGATCCAGGATCTTTAAGTATCATTCTTTCAGCAATAGGGGTGAAAGAATAA
- a CDS encoding flagellar brake protein has product MLDRGGINISSEIIQVNQRIDIIVVGNEQNNYYHSRVEEINENFMMLAMPMDHSVPVILSPDTPFYGSFVKDNGRYQFKSVYKAKKIRPIPIWITTLPVDIKRVQLRSFVRLAVNLPLSLKILADDIENEVVQDVVTHDISGGGLSILSNTPIPIDTKVELAINLGEQVNICSSGIVVRLEKRPSDLEFYLISIQFLDLIERERSKIIKFIFKKQVERKSKGF; this is encoded by the coding sequence ATTTTAGACAGAGGAGGAATTAATATTAGTTCTGAAATTATTCAAGTTAATCAACGCATAGATATTATTGTTGTAGGTAACGAACAGAATAATTATTACCATAGTCGCGTCGAAGAAATCAATGAAAATTTTATGATGCTTGCAATGCCGATGGATCATTCTGTACCGGTTATTTTGTCTCCTGATACACCATTTTATGGTAGCTTTGTTAAGGACAATGGTCGTTATCAGTTTAAAAGTGTCTATAAGGCTAAAAAAATTAGGCCCATTCCCATTTGGATTACTACATTGCCGGTAGATATAAAGAGAGTTCAGCTACGGTCTTTTGTTAGGTTAGCTGTTAATTTACCGCTGTCACTAAAAATATTAGCGGATGACATTGAGAATGAAGTAGTGCAAGATGTTGTTACTCATGATATTAGTGGCGGTGGTCTTTCCATCCTATCTAATACTCCCATTCCCATCGATACAAAAGTAGAGTTAGCGATTAACTTAGGTGAACAGGTTAATATTTGTAGTTCTGGTATTGTTGTTCGTTTAGAAAAACGACCTTCTGATTTGGAGTTCTATTTAATTAGTATCCAGTTTCTTGATTTAATTGAGCGGGAACGCAGTAAAATAATTAAATTTATTTTTAAAAAACAAGTGGAACGTAAGTCCAAAGGATTTTAA